GGAGTGTCTCACAGACTAAGCGAAGAACAAATCAGAAATTATATAGAAAGCGCAGGTTATATTCCTAAGAGAAGGAAAATGGACTATACCCTTTTAGAATAAATTTTTATGGGAGAACTAAAACTTCAATCTTATCATCATTATCTTATTAGAGCAAAATGGGTTTTCCCAATACTTTCTCAACCAATCTTAGATGGAGCAGTAGAGATCAAAAATAAAAAGATAGTAAATGTAGGAAAATTTAAAGAAATCTCTAAGGAAGCAGTATTAGCAAAAATTATTGACTTTGGAGAAATGATTATTCTTCCTGCTTTAGTTAATGCTCATACCCATTTAGAATTATCAGCTCTAAGATCTAAAATTCCACCTCCCTCAGGAGACTTTATTGCTTGGGTAAGAAATGTAGTTAAATTAAGAGAAAATCTAAATTTAGTTGAGATTAAAGAATCTGCTAAAGCAGTTCTTTATCATTTTTGGAAAGAAGGGATTAGTATAATTGGTGATGTTGGAAATACAGCTCTAACACTTGATCTTCTTTGTAATTCAGCTTTTTATGGATATTTTTTTCATGAAGTCATTAGTTTTAAAGGGGGTTATAATCTTAGAGAAATTCAAGTAAAAGCACCTTCTTCAAATTTTAAAATTACCTATTCAGCCCATGCCCCTTACAGTGTATCTCCCCTTTTACTTCAGGCTATTAAGTCTTATAACAAAAAAAGAAAAAAACTTTTTTGCATTCACTGTGCAGAATCAATTGAGGAGATTAAATTTTTAAAAAACGGAGAAGGACCTCTTTTAGAATTTTTAAAAGAAAGAGGACAATGGGACGAAAGTTTTGTTCCTCCAGGAATTAGCCCTATAAAATACCTCAATAATTTAAAACTTTTAGATGAAGATACATTACTTGTCCATGTAATTCATATAGATGATGAGGACTTAAAAATACTTAAAAATACAAAGCCTAAAATCTGCATTTGTCTTAGAAGTAATTTATTTATTGGAGTGGGTATCCCAAAATTGAAGGAACTTCTTTCAGCTGGACTCGATGTTTGTATAGGAACAGATAGTTTAGCAAGTAATGATCAGATTTCTATTTGGGAAGAAATAAAAACCATCTACACTTATTATCCAAATATTTCTCCAGAAGAAATTTTGAAAATGGCTACTTTTACAGGAGCAAAAGTTTTGGGATATGATAAAATGGGAGCCATACTTGCTGGATATGATCCTAATATACTTGTTTTAGAAATAAAAGATCCTTTGAAGGAAAAATCAGAAGAAGTAATTAGAAGTTTAATAAATGCTGAAAGGGAGATAAAATTTAGGTTCTATGTATAAACTAAAATTGGGAAGTCCTCTTTATATAAATACACTCCCCTTATTATTTTATTTTCCTCAAAATAATCCTTATTTTGAGATAATACTTGAAGTTCCTAAAAAACTTAATCAAAGTTTAGCTAAAGGTGAGATTCATGGAAGTTTAAGTTCAAGTGTATTTTATGCCAAAAACTTTCGCAAATATTTAATACTTCCTGATATATCTATTAGTGCAGTAGGAAAAGTAAAAAGTGTAATACTTTATCATAAAGTTCCTTTAGAAAAACTTGATAATAAAAAAATAGGTATTACTCCCGAAACAGAAAGTTCTTTTAATTTACTAAGGATACTATTAGAGGAATTTATCGGTATAAAACCTAAATATATAGAACTTTATAAAAATTGGAGAACTTTGACAGAAGAAGAAAAAAAGGAACTTTCAGGATATTTGGCTATAGGAGATGAAGCTTTAATTCTTCAATTTAACAATAGAAATAAATCTGCACTAATTACTGATCTTGCTGAACTTTGGCTAAAATATACTCATCTACCTTTTGTATTTGCTCTTTTCATTGTAAGAAAAGATATAGCTAAAAAATATAAAAATGAATTAAAAGAATTTTGTAATAATCTTTATTATGCAAGGGCACAAGCCTTTTCTAATTTAAGGGAAATTGTAAAAAAAAGCCATTTAAATCTTCCAAAGGGATTTTTATTTAATTATCTAACTCACTTAGAATATGATTTTTCAGGGTTAAAACAAAGAGCCTTTATAACCTTTTGTGAGTATTTATTAAAAATGGGATTGATAAAAGAATTACCAAAACTTAGATTTTTGGAAATCTTATAAAGAATTTAATGGAAAGGGACAAAAAATTTATTAAAAAGCATTTTGAAAAAATTGTCAAAAAATATGATTTAGTAAATTTAATAGGAAGTTTAGGACAAGATAAATTATGGAGAAAAAAGGTTGCTGAAATTTTTAAAGATTTAAAATCACCTATACTTGATCTTTGTTGTGGTCCCTATACTTTAAGTTTGGAAATCTCTAAAAAAAATTCTCACCCTCTTTTTGCTCTTGATTTTAGTTTTTCTATGCTTTATTACGGAAAAAAAAGAATTTTAAATTATCTAATTTATCCAGTTTGCGGAGACGCAGAAATTTTACCTTTTAAAAAGGATACTTTTGGAGGAATAAGTATTGCCTTCGGTTTAAGAAATTTACCTAATAAAGTACAAGCTTTAAAAGAATTTTACAGAGTTTTAAAACCTGACGGACTACTCGTTATTTTAGAGTTTTCTTGGCCTAAAAACAAATTTTTTCAAAAAATTTATCAAATTTATTTAGATAAATATATACCTCTATTAGGAAGTATTTTAACAAAAGACAGATCTGCTTATCTTTATTTAGCAGATTCAATAAAAAAATTCCCAACCCCGGAGGAAATAAAAAAAATGCTTTTAGAAACCGGCTTTAAAAAAGTAAAATATGAATCTTTAACTATGGGTATTGTAACTCTTTACACTGCTTATAAGTTTTAATCCAAAAATACTAAAAATTAAAAGATGGACGAAAAAATAAAAGTTTTTTTCTTAGTTTTGGGTTTTTTTATACTTTCGATAGTTATCCTTTTAGTTATTTTTCATAAATTATATACATTAGAAAAAGAAACTTATTTGCAAACTATGACCCAAAGTTTGGAAGCTTTATATAAAAACAATGCCTATTTATTAAAAGAAAGAGCAAATATTGTCTTTGATATTTTTATAAATAAAGAGGATGTTCTTAAAATTATGGCTGAAGCATCAAAAATCAAAGATAAAAATAGTAAAGAATTTAAGAAATTACATGAAAAATTATATAAAAATTTGTATAAAGTAAACAATTATATGAAAAAATATAAATTACAGGATTTAAACTTTAATCTTCCAGATTATACAAATCTTATAAGATTTTATAGACCCGAGAAATATGGAGACTCACTTAAGGGAGTTAGAAAGTCTTTAGAAATTGTTCAAGAATTAAAATCTCCGGTTAGTTGTTTCGA
The window above is part of the Thermodesulfobacterium geofontis OPF15 genome. Proteins encoded here:
- a CDS encoding ubiquinone/menaquinone biosynthesis methyltransferase, whose product is MERDKKFIKKHFEKIVKKYDLVNLIGSLGQDKLWRKKVAEIFKDLKSPILDLCCGPYTLSLEISKKNSHPLFALDFSFSMLYYGKKRILNYLIYPVCGDAEILPFKKDTFGGISIAFGLRNLPNKVQALKEFYRVLKPDGLLVILEFSWPKNKFFQKIYQIYLDKYIPLLGSILTKDRSAYLYLADSIKKFPTPEEIKKMLLETGFKKVKYESLTMGIVTLYTAYKF
- a CDS encoding menaquinone biosynthetic enzyme MqnA/MqnD family protein translates to MYKLKLGSPLYINTLPLLFYFPQNNPYFEIILEVPKKLNQSLAKGEIHGSLSSSVFYAKNFRKYLILPDISISAVGKVKSVILYHKVPLEKLDNKKIGITPETESSFNLLRILLEEFIGIKPKYIELYKNWRTLTEEEKKELSGYLAIGDEALILQFNNRNKSALITDLAELWLKYTHLPFVFALFIVRKDIAKKYKNELKEFCNNLYYARAQAFSNLREIVKKSHLNLPKGFLFNYLTHLEYDFSGLKQRAFITFCEYLLKMGLIKELPKLRFLEIL
- a CDS encoding amidohydrolase family protein is translated as MGELKLQSYHHYLIRAKWVFPILSQPILDGAVEIKNKKIVNVGKFKEISKEAVLAKIIDFGEMIILPALVNAHTHLELSALRSKIPPPSGDFIAWVRNVVKLRENLNLVEIKESAKAVLYHFWKEGISIIGDVGNTALTLDLLCNSAFYGYFFHEVISFKGGYNLREIQVKAPSSNFKITYSAHAPYSVSPLLLQAIKSYNKKRKKLFCIHCAESIEEIKFLKNGEGPLLEFLKERGQWDESFVPPGISPIKYLNNLKLLDEDTLLVHVIHIDDEDLKILKNTKPKICICLRSNLFIGVGIPKLKELLSAGLDVCIGTDSLASNDQISIWEEIKTIYTYYPNISPEEILKMATFTGAKVLGYDKMGAILAGYDPNILVLEIKDPLKEKSEEVIRSLINAEREIKFRFYV